A genomic stretch from Nitratidesulfovibrio sp. SRB-5 includes:
- a CDS encoding UxaA family hydrolase, whose amino-acid sequence GAGDKLVEMAIRTANGRNTAAEVLGHREFVLTRLYESA is encoded by the coding sequence GGCGCCGGCGACAAGCTGGTGGAAATGGCCATCCGCACCGCCAACGGCCGTAACACCGCCGCCGAAGTGCTGGGCCACCGCGAATTCGTCCTTACCCGCCTGTACGAAAGCGCCTAG